In one Haemophilus parainfluenzae genomic region, the following are encoded:
- a CDS encoding MacB family efflux pump subunit: MNIIEIKDLNRYFGEGENRVHILKNVSLNIEKGDFVAIIGQSGSGKSTLMNIIGCLDTATSGSYKINGKETIELSKDQLSDLRSQKFGFIFQRYNLLSSLTAAENVALPAIYAGMSQEKRLSRAKQLLEKLGLGDKWQNKPSQLSGGQQQRVSIARALMNGGEIILADEPTGALDSQSGQNVMEILRQLHAEGHTIIMVTHDREIAASANRVIEIKDGEIIGDTQKETVKSAVENPTKSKPHFGFSKDQFVEAFRMSVSAIIAHKMRSLLTMLGIIIGITSVVSVVALGNGSQQKILENIRGIGTSTITIFNGTGFGDRRAEQMQNLTINDATALNQQSYVQSVTPNSSSSGTLIYGNQTFSSTSLKGVGEQYFDVDGLKLKSGNLFSAQDVADNNQVALIDESAKKSIFPDENPIGKIVMFNKRPLRIIGVVSDKQMGGASSSLNLYAPYTTVMNRISGSKKIGSITVKVDDSVNTTVAEKGITELLTMRHGKKDFFIMNSDTIKQTIESTTGTMKLLISSIAFISLIVGGIGVMNIMLVSVTERTKEIGVRMAIGARQFNILQQFLIEAVLICLIGGVTGILLSGLIGLLFNVFMTDFTMAFSTGSIVAAVVFSTLIGVIFGYMPAKRAAQLDPITALARE, from the coding sequence ATGAATATTATTGAAATTAAGGATCTCAACCGTTACTTCGGTGAAGGTGAAAATCGCGTTCATATTTTGAAGAATGTCTCTTTAAATATTGAAAAAGGCGATTTTGTAGCGATTATTGGGCAGTCAGGTTCCGGCAAATCGACCTTGATGAATATCATCGGATGCTTGGATACAGCAACCAGTGGTTCTTACAAAATCAATGGCAAAGAAACTATTGAATTAAGCAAAGATCAGCTGTCAGATTTACGTAGCCAAAAATTCGGCTTTATTTTCCAACGCTATAACTTATTGTCGAGTTTAACTGCCGCTGAAAACGTCGCCTTGCCTGCTATTTATGCAGGAATGTCGCAAGAAAAACGTCTTTCTCGTGCAAAACAACTTTTAGAAAAATTAGGTTTAGGTGATAAATGGCAAAATAAACCAAGCCAGCTTTCCGGTGGTCAGCAACAACGTGTGAGTATTGCACGTGCATTGATGAATGGTGGCGAAATTATTTTAGCCGATGAACCCACTGGCGCATTGGATTCGCAAAGTGGTCAAAATGTAATGGAAATTCTGCGTCAATTACACGCAGAGGGACACACCATTATTATGGTAACCCACGACCGAGAAATTGCGGCCAGTGCGAATCGTGTGATTGAAATTAAAGACGGTGAAATCATTGGCGATACGCAAAAAGAAACAGTAAAAAGTGCGGTCGAAAATCCAACCAAATCTAAACCGCACTTTGGGTTTAGCAAAGATCAATTTGTAGAAGCCTTTCGTATGTCTGTGAGTGCTATTATTGCCCACAAAATGCGTTCTCTTTTAACCATGCTCGGGATTATCATCGGGATTACGTCTGTGGTTTCTGTCGTGGCATTGGGAAATGGTTCACAGCAAAAAATCTTAGAAAATATTCGAGGAATTGGGACGAGCACCATAACGATTTTTAATGGTACAGGCTTTGGTGATCGTCGTGCTGAACAAATGCAGAATCTCACAATTAATGATGCAACTGCCTTAAATCAACAAAGTTATGTACAAAGTGTCACGCCGAATAGCTCATCAAGTGGCACATTAATTTATGGCAACCAAACTTTCTCCTCGACCAGTTTAAAAGGTGTAGGAGAACAATATTTTGATGTAGATGGCTTAAAACTAAAATCCGGTAATTTATTTTCGGCTCAAGATGTCGCTGATAACAACCAAGTAGCCTTAATCGATGAAAGTGCGAAAAAGTCGATTTTCCCAGATGAAAATCCCATCGGCAAAATTGTGATGTTTAATAAACGTCCATTACGTATTATTGGCGTAGTATCTGATAAACAAATGGGCGGGGCAAGTAGTTCACTTAATCTCTATGCGCCTTACACTACTGTGATGAATCGTATTTCGGGCAGCAAAAAAATTGGCTCGATTACCGTTAAAGTAGATGATTCCGTGAATACTACAGTCGCTGAAAAAGGGATTACTGAATTGCTTACCATGCGTCATGGTAAAAAAGATTTCTTCATCATGAATAGCGATACCATCAAACAAACTATTGAAAGCACAACGGGCACGATGAAATTGCTCATTTCCTCTATCGCCTTTATTTCATTAATCGTTGGTGGGATTGGTGTGATGAATATTATGTTGGTTTCCGTGACAGAGCGAACCAAAGAAATTGGTGTGCGAATGGCTATTGGGGCAAGACAATTCAATATTCTGCAACAATTTTTGATTGAAGCAGTGCTAATTTGTTTAATTGGCGGCGTGACGGGTATTCTGCTTTCGGGTTTAATCGGTCTACTATTTAACGTATTTATGACTGACTTTACGATGGCATTCTCTACCGGCTCAATTGTTGCAGCGGTGGTCTTCTCTACCCTTATTGGTGTGATCTTCGGCTATATGCCGGCAAAACGTGCAGCACAATTAGATCCAATTACAGCTCTTGCTCGAGAATAA
- the tdeA gene encoding toxin/drug exporter TdeA: MLKMKKLTLAIAMATALAGCANIGDSYKASQQDYQNYAEITKQFNVKENWWALYNDSQLNRVVEQALVNNKDLAKASVAVNRALYNANLAGANLIPAFSGSTQSSASKNMKTGGSSAVSHQGALNVSYTLDLWQRLADTADAAEWSHKATAEDLEATKLSLINSVVTTYYQIAYLNDAISTTEETIKYYNDISSIMQRRLSQGVADSASVDQAQQAVLNARNNLINYQTQRKTAEQTLRNLLNLKPEEALNINFPHILNVKNVGVNLNVPVSVIANRPDVKGYQYRLSSAFKNAKATEKGWFPEVTLGGSLTSSGTKVGNALHNPVGTGLIGISLPFLNWNTVKWNVKISEADYETARLNYEQSITKALNDVDTNYFAYTQAQSAFANLQKTHSYNQRITKYYRDRYNAGVSELREWLAAANTEKSSQLSILNAKYNIIQAENAVYSSMAGYYSR; encoded by the coding sequence ATGTTAAAAATGAAAAAATTAACCTTAGCAATCGCGATGGCAACGGCTCTAGCAGGTTGTGCTAACATCGGCGATTCTTATAAAGCGAGCCAGCAGGATTACCAAAATTATGCGGAAATCACCAAACAATTTAATGTAAAAGAAAACTGGTGGGCGCTTTACAATGATTCACAATTAAATCGTGTGGTAGAACAAGCATTAGTCAACAACAAAGATTTAGCCAAAGCTTCTGTTGCCGTAAACCGTGCTCTATATAATGCAAACCTTGCAGGCGCAAATTTAATTCCGGCATTTAGTGGTTCAACCCAATCTTCCGCAAGTAAAAATATGAAAACCGGTGGCAGCTCAGCAGTAAGCCATCAAGGTGCATTAAATGTGAGTTATACGTTAGACTTATGGCAACGCTTAGCGGATACGGCTGATGCGGCAGAATGGTCACACAAAGCAACGGCTGAAGATTTAGAAGCAACCAAACTTTCACTCATCAACTCTGTTGTGACAACGTATTATCAAATTGCTTATTTAAATGACGCTATCAGCACAACTGAGGAAACCATTAAATACTACAACGACATTAGCAGCATTATGCAACGTCGTTTATCTCAAGGCGTGGCTGACAGCGCAAGTGTAGATCAAGCACAACAAGCGGTATTGAACGCACGTAACAACTTGATCAACTATCAAACACAACGTAAAACAGCGGAACAAACTTTACGTAACTTACTAAACTTAAAACCGGAAGAAGCATTAAATATCAACTTCCCACACATTCTTAATGTGAAAAATGTGGGCGTAAATTTAAATGTGCCTGTTTCTGTCATTGCGAATCGTCCTGATGTGAAAGGCTATCAATATCGCTTAAGCAGTGCATTCAAAAATGCGAAAGCAACCGAAAAAGGTTGGTTCCCAGAAGTGACTTTAGGCGGCAGCTTAACATCAAGTGGTACTAAAGTCGGTAACGCATTGCACAATCCAGTTGGTACAGGGTTAATCGGTATTAGCCTACCATTCCTCAACTGGAATACGGTGAAATGGAACGTGAAAATCTCTGAAGCCGATTATGAAACCGCACGTTTAAACTACGAGCAAAGCATCACTAAAGCCTTAAACGATGTAGATACTAACTACTTCGCCTATACACAAGCGCAAAGTGCCTTTGCTAACTTGCAAAAAACACACAGCTATAATCAACGTATCACCAAATACTATCGTGATCGTTACAATGCTGGTGTATCTGAATTACGTGAATGGCTCGCCGCGGCAAACACAGAGAAAAGCTCTCAACTTTCTATCTTGAATGCGAAATACAACATCATTCAAGCAGAAAATGCCGTATATAGTTCAATGGCAGGTTATTACTCCCGTTAA
- a CDS encoding histidine phosphatase family protein, with product MKKQLTFYFIRHGKTVWNTEGLMQGHGDSPLTEEGVNGAKKTGFALNNIPFVAAYSSVLKRTIATASHIIGERDIPLFHHQGLNEQYFGSWEGQLVDTLREHPEFQQLIKDPANYKAQVNGGETFEQLGERAMKALHDIIKIHNQGNILIVSHGHTLRLLLALLNGATWQNHRDEDKSVSLINTSISVVHYDDENGFCVEKINDADHLK from the coding sequence ATGAAAAAACAACTGACTTTTTATTTCATCCGCCACGGTAAAACTGTTTGGAATACGGAAGGTTTAATGCAAGGTCATGGCGATTCCCCTTTGACTGAAGAAGGCGTTAATGGTGCGAAAAAAACAGGTTTTGCACTTAATAATATTCCTTTTGTCGCAGCCTACTCTAGCGTATTAAAACGTACCATCGCGACAGCCTCTCATATTATTGGTGAACGAGATATTCCCCTTTTCCATCACCAAGGTTTAAACGAACAATATTTTGGTTCTTGGGAAGGTCAACTTGTTGATACCTTAAGAGAACATCCAGAATTCCAGCAACTTATTAAAGATCCTGCCAATTACAAAGCTCAAGTAAATGGTGGAGAAACATTCGAACAGCTGGGCGAGCGAGCCATGAAAGCATTGCACGACATTATTAAGATCCACAATCAAGGCAATATTCTCATTGTGTCGCATGGCCATACTCTACGTTTATTGCTTGCCTTATTAAACGGTGCTACGTGGCAAAATCACCGCGATGAAGATAAATCAGTATCTCTCATTAACACCTCAATTAGTGTTGTGCATTATGACGATGAGAACGGTTTTTGCGTTGAGAAAATAAATGATGCGGATCATTTAAAATAA
- the apbC gene encoding iron-sulfur cluster carrier protein ApbC, whose translation MATAFSENLTAEQQSQVLQLFQQFQHPTLQKDLIELKTLKKVEKGGDVLRIELQLPFAWNTGVEQVKQQLSDALLKATDSKEIKWVVNYQIATLKRANNQPAVKGVKNIIAVTSGKGGVGKSSVSVNLALALQAQGARVGILDADIYGPSIPHMLGAPHQRPTSPDNQHITPIKAYGLSANSIGFLMDEDNATIWRGPMASSALSQLLNETLWDSLDYLVIDMPPGTGDIQLTLSQQIPVTGAVVVTTPQDIALLDAVKGVSMFERVSVPVLGIVENMSMHICSNCGHHEAIFGTGGAEKMAQKYNVKVLGQLPLNIQVRQDLDAGKPTVVAAPDSEIAKSFLDLAEKVSTELYWQGSVIPSEILFREVK comes from the coding sequence ATGGCAACTGCTTTTTCTGAAAATTTAACGGCAGAACAACAATCTCAGGTTCTGCAACTTTTCCAACAATTTCAACACCCAACCTTACAAAAAGACTTAATCGAATTAAAGACTTTGAAGAAAGTTGAAAAAGGCGGTGACGTATTACGTATTGAATTACAATTGCCTTTTGCATGGAACACTGGCGTGGAGCAAGTGAAACAGCAGCTTTCTGATGCTTTATTAAAAGCAACAGATAGCAAAGAAATCAAATGGGTGGTGAATTATCAAATCGCAACGTTAAAACGTGCAAATAATCAACCAGCTGTAAAAGGTGTGAAGAACATCATCGCGGTGACTTCAGGCAAAGGTGGGGTAGGGAAATCGTCCGTTTCGGTGAATCTTGCACTTGCTTTACAAGCTCAGGGTGCTCGTGTGGGGATCTTAGATGCAGATATTTACGGCCCATCTATTCCGCATATGTTAGGTGCGCCGCATCAACGCCCAACTTCACCAGATAACCAACATATCACCCCAATTAAAGCGTATGGTTTATCTGCCAACTCAATCGGTTTCTTAATGGATGAAGATAATGCAACCATTTGGCGAGGTCCAATGGCAAGTAGTGCATTAAGCCAACTTTTAAATGAAACCTTATGGGATAGCTTAGATTACTTAGTGATCGATATGCCACCGGGTACAGGTGATATCCAATTAACCCTTTCACAACAAATCCCTGTAACGGGGGCTGTAGTAGTGACGACGCCACAAGATATTGCGTTATTAGATGCGGTGAAAGGCGTGTCGATGTTTGAACGTGTATCTGTGCCAGTGTTAGGTATTGTGGAAAATATGTCTATGCATATTTGTAGTAATTGTGGTCATCACGAAGCGATTTTTGGTACCGGTGGTGCAGAAAAAATGGCACAAAAATATAATGTGAAAGTATTAGGTCAGTTACCGTTGAATATCCAAGTTCGTCAAGATTTGGATGCGGGTAAACCAACTGTAGTTGCCGCACCAGACAGTGAAATTGCGAAATCTTTCTTAGATTTAGCGGAGAAAGTATCAACTGAGCTTTACTGGCAAGGGTCTGTGATTCCAAGCGAGATTTTATTCCGCGAAGTGAAATAA